From one Portunus trituberculatus isolate SZX2019 chromosome 8, ASM1759143v1, whole genome shotgun sequence genomic stretch:
- the LOC123499656 gene encoding uncharacterized protein LOC123499656 isoform X3: MTAPRPPAWTRPPRPPAGRAVPQSATLASPCCGPPACTAWARTLMPLPLRGRPPTPGSRALTLPPQPPVSRALHRQRRRTLPAVGTPLPQGHAWTAAGHCGATTSPTQSAPSSRCGGRHGTAPGHGARPGSGVVGRGRIPLARLRRAAGQGRTLLAVHSLWRPLLPTPQRTHLTPYNPHSPQTPHLSCLCLPSLPPFPYPIYPTSLLPSLLAPHCFLSPHDPLLSPAPPVERPNPSDPPFLRLPSRSDLDLYPPLPPSPLNSLADLSAAPHTSAERARTLARLMPLGHSSNLLPRPSHSLAHPVSSLHGTHTSPPYQRTDHSSSSSSSSSSSASSTSHLSSDRFRSLARLLSRSRRSNLFPRLSTNPSPYPPVRQRHDTEFNPFHEDSALHGALSLLGRGEPLGASGRQRPSSDPQFGVQLLSRHIVNIEQICIALLEINNHTREEQMLQQICHMLNDIQEQIHSLRLPDDSSMADDLAGAFSDRLPTPPRYSSSSRRRREERRPSPFPTHLLSGSDSVAGGGGGGGGGGSGGGLSSSPFLPRPGCVCLRPTPSSRLLRTYRGMYSRGCEARLRSASCTCFQRGSQSGNNAPSRRPARELRGVVGGAGEAVIGPLPTPPPDQGTDEEQPRHIVRIMTGSHYAQPPAPSEQGGRNQEEEPPPPPPPPPPPPPPPPPPPPPPPPPPEPPTPEPHHRLAPSTATTTSTTTTTTATSSTTTPTTSSTTSERWWDSRGEESGGPPWDQYLSLLPRETRARIMVEMERRRRSRQRTTTNTTNTTTGDEPGSGQEGTAADRDSSSGSSTITPGAAGTSTGATDANGGGSSSETVEGAAAAAGTATRSSQRPLLDFLERRLCEQIHKRSVYRLSSRRSDRPYLRAADRLLRPSGSRSSHLRPPDARVHAIRRLLERYQIRTDTYTSSRQQQQDPQAPPGPPGPPPTAPPSLDSLADDLGAPQHSSGEGRPTRHAADWLCNSPLPRPSGGGSSGSRNNNNNNNNNNNNNNTGDGNGGGGSSSSSSSSSSSSSSGSGSSIPLRDVLQWGSRRQYRVILEDVVDRLHHLERQERAAAAAAAAAGTATSSSNSGNNTEEPRTSRVSQHHRLNLRLLVQLTLKLLYILLSFLYNPRRLYEERPISRLPNPFREEEVVLGGEGPPADLPPPAAEREPPMPGLTTSLETVRRAIEALRHDVAASPSPAADPTAASGLGGGSGAGPSAAPESRSSVTNLPRRLNDFLRRSRNLAARQHQQQERSGEGGARGGSLLPRSGSPWPRVVIPRITLSDPSGSESQVEEEQGGAVSSGPSLARRDQAEFSTRSVSGVPLRLLGRQYAVDRRSPDSEDSSGPLDGTGDGPGQPPEPFFPWREHLGPFDMELSQGPGSDMLFRHNLQRTPPDRAAEREAENFFIRPFFTPHLGTTRGMSSEWVGRAKTALGATQRIQAWDFTRCHIPDISDGVANVVVRKCRIHNDASVDISSDGTMLAALIPENQAMTMVGVYSLEDRSLGQLLYSFIFEHNTICVSLSPMGRHLVVGFASHSHHLVPQNTKQVAAQVYKLRDNHLFQARGQIGYLQKLRDIEVTIDNRQISLNCIRWLPHPGQGLIYGTNRGQLNILH; the protein is encoded by the exons ATGACAGCGCCTCGTCCTCCAGCCTGGACTCGTCCTCCTCGGCCACCAGCGGGGCGAGCCGTGCCTCAGAGCGCAACACTCGCCTCTCCCTGCTGTGGACCTCCCGCCTGCACCGCCTGGGCCAGGACCCTGATGCCGCTCCCCTTGAGGGGGCGCCCTCCAACCCCTGGGAGCCGCGCCCTGACCCTGCCGCCCCAACCCCCAGTGAGCCGCGCCCTTcacaggcagaggaggaggacactccCAGCGGTGGGGACGCCCCTTCCTCAGGGTCACGCTTGGACCGCAGCGGGGCACTGTGGGGCTACTACTTCACCCACTCAGAGCGCCCCGTCATCCAGGTGCGGCGGCCGGCACGGGACGGCCCCAGGACACGGGGCACGACCAGGGAGCGGGGTGGTGGGACGCGGGAGGATACCCCTAGCCAGGCTGCGGCGAGCGGCGGGACAGGGCAGGACCCTCCTCGCCGTGCACAGCCTGTGGCGCCCCCTACTGCCGACACCTCAGAGGACCCACCTGACCCCATACAACCCCCACTCCCCCCAGACTCCCCACCTCTCCTGTCtttgcctcccctccctccccccatttCCCTACCCAATCTATCCTacatccctcctcccctcccttctggCCCCCCACTGCTTCCTATCCCCCCAcgaccctctcctctcccccgcACCCCCAGTGGAGCGTCccaaccccagcgacccgccCTTCCTGCGCCTTCCTTCCCGCAGCGACCTGGACCTGTACCCCCCACTGCCGCCCTCCCCCCTCAACTCCCTGGCGGACCTGTCTGCCGCCCCACACACCTCAGCGGAGCGCGCCCGCACCCTGGCACGCCTCATGCCCTTGGGCCACTCCTCAAACCTGCTGCCCCGCCCCTCACACTCCCTCGCCCACCCTGTCAGCTCTCTGCATGGcacacacacctccccgccCTACCAACGCACggaccactcctcctcctcctcctcctcttcctcctcctccgcatcctccacctcccatcTCTCTTCAGACCGCTTCCGTTCCCTAGCCCGCCTCCTCTCACGGTCCAGGCGGTCTAACCTCTTCCCCCGCCTTTCCACCAACCCCAGCCCTTACCCCCCTGTCCGCCAGAGACACGACACAGAGTTCAACCCATTCCATGAAGACTCTGCTCTCCATGGGGCGCTGAGTCTCCTGGGGCGCGGGGAGCCACTCGGGGCGTCCGGCAGGCAGCGGCCCTCTTCTGATCCCCAGTTTGGCGTGCAGCTTCTGAGCAGACATATTGTTAATATTGAGCAGATCTGCAT AGCCCTACTGGAGATCAACAACCACACGAGGGAGGAGCAAATGTTACAGCAGATTTGCCACATGCTCAATGACATCCAGGAGCAGATCCACTCCCTGCGCCTGCCTGATGACTCCTCCATGGCTGACGACCTCGCTGGGGCCTTCTCCGATAGACTACCCACCCCCCCACGCTACAG cagtagcagcaggaggaggagggaggagaggcggccATCCCCCTTCCCCACACACCTCCTGTCGGGCAGTGACTCagtggcaggtggtggcggtggtggtggtggtggtggcagtggtggtgggttgTCGAGCTCACCGTTTCTTCCAAGGCCTGGCTGTGTGTGTCTCCGGCCGACTCCTAGCTcaag ACTTCTACGCACCTACCGAGGGATGTACAGTCGAGGGTGTGAGGCGCGGCTAAGGTCGGCCAGCTGCACCTGTTTCCAGAGAGGCAGCCAGTCGGGAAACAATGCCCCATCCCGCCGCCCTGCCAGGGAACTGCGGGGCGTGGTGGGTGGTGCAGGGGAGGCAGTGATAGGCCCCCTGCCAACGCCGCCACCAGACCAGGGCACAGATGAGGAGCAGCCCAGACATATTGTACGGATTATGACAGGGAGCCACTATGCACAGCCTCCTGCCCCCTCG gagcaaggaggaaggaaccaggaagaggaaccaccaccaccaccacctccacctcctccaccaccacctcctccacctccacctcctccacctccccctcctccccctgaaCCACCCACACCAGAGCCCCACCACCGCTTAGCCCcctctaccgccaccaccacctccaccaccaccaccactaccgccacgtcctccaccaccactcccactacctcctccaccacatcgGAGCGGTGGTGGGACagcagaggagaagaaagtggaggtccgcctt GGGACCAGTACCTGTCACTGTTGCCGCGGGAGACAAGGGCAAGGATCAtggtggagatggagaggaggcggCGGTCCAGACagcgcaccaccaccaacaccaccaacaccaccactgggGATGAGCCAG GGTCGGGTCAGGAGGGCACTGCTGCAGACAGggacagcagcagcggcagcagcaccaTCACGCCAGGCGCTGCAGGCACCAGCACTGGTGCCACTGACgccaatggtggtggcagcagcagcgagACAGTTGAaggagcagcagcggcagcaggcaCAGCCACACGGTCGTCCCAGCGGCCACTGCTGGACTTCCTGGAGCGGCGGCTGTGTGAGCAGATCCACAAGCGCAGCGTGTACCGCCTGTCAAGCCGCCGCTCTGACCGGCCGTACCTGCGGGCTGCTGACCGGCTGCTGCGGCCAAGTGGCAGTCGCTCCTCACACCTGCGGCCGCCAGACGCCCGGGTGCACGCCATTCGCCGTCTACTGGAACGCTACCAGATCAGGACGGACACTTACACTTCctccaggcagcagcagcaggacccTCAGGCTCCCCCAGGGCCCCCAGGACCCCCGCCCACTGCACCTCCTAGCCTGGACTCCCTGGCTGACGACTTGG GTGCCCCCCAGCATTCCAGTGGGGAGGGGCGGCCCACCAGGCACGCCGCAGACTGGTTGTGCAACAGCCCACTCCCGAGGCCCAGCggcggtggcagcagcggcagcaggaacaacaacaacaacaacaataacaacaacaacaacaacaacactggggacggcaatggtggtggtggcagcagcagcagcagcagcagcagcagcagcagtagcagtagtggcagtggaaGCAGCATACCACTGAGAGATGTGCTGCAGTGGGGCAGCAGACGccagtacag GGTGATTCTGGAGGATGTGGTGGACCGCTTGCACCACCTGGAGAGGCAGGAGCgtgcagcagcggcggcagcggcagcagcaggcactgccaccagcagcagcaacagcggtAATAACACGGAGGAGCCCAGGACAAGCCGGGTCTCACAGCACCACAGGCTCA ACCTCCGCCTCCTGGTGCAGCTGACCCTCAAGCTGCTCTACATCCTGCTCAGCTTCCTCTACAACCCCCGCAG gctGTACGAGGAGCGGCCCATCTCCCGCTTGCCCAACCCATTTCGTGAAGAGGAGGTTGTGCTGGGGGGCGAGGGGCCACCGGCGGACCTCCCTCCACCCGCCGCCGAGCGGGAGCCGCCCATGCCGGGCCTCACCACCTCACTGGAGACTGTGAGGCGTGCCATTGAGGCCCTGCGGCACGACGTGGCTGCCAGCCCCAGCCCTGCCGCCGACCCCACCGCAGCATCAGGCCTGGGAGGGGGATCTGGTGCCGGCCCCAGTGCCGCCCCAGAGTCCCGCAGCTCAGTAACCAACCTGCCACGACGCCTCAACGACTTTCTGCGACGCTCCAGGAACCTGGCAGCacggcagcaccagcagcaggagcGGTCCGGGGAGGGTGGAGCGCGGGGCGGCAGTCTGCTGCCCCGCAGTGGCTCCCCATGGCCCCGCGTGGTAATCCCCCGCATCACCCTCAGTGACCCCAGTGGCAGTGAGagccaggtggaggaggagcagggtggTGCAGTGTCATCCGGGCCCAGCCTGGCCCGCCGCGACCAGGCTGAGTTCAGCACGCGCTCTGTGTCGGGAGTGCCACTCCGCCTGCTGGGCCGCCAGTACGCCGTGGACCGCCGCAGCCCCGACTCAGAGGACTCCTCAGGGCCACTGGATGGGACGGGCGATGGCCCTGGCCAGCCCCCAGAGCCCTTCTTCCCCTGGCGGGAGCACCTGGGGCCCTTCGACATGGAGCTGTCCCAGGGGCCCGGCTCAGACATGCTGTTCCGCCACAACCTGCAGCGCACGCCCCCAGACCGCGCCGCAGAGAGGGAGGCCGAGAACTTCTTCATCCGACCTTTCTTCACCCCACACCTGGGCACCACCCGGGGCATGTCCAGTGAGTGGGTGGGGCGGGccaagacag CTCTGGGCGCCACACAGCGGATCCAAGCCTGGGACTTCACACGCTGCCACATCCCAGATATTTCAGACG GTGTGGCAaatgtggtggtgagaaagtgCCGTATTCACAATGATGCCAGCGTGGACATTTCCTCAGATGGCACTATGTTAGCGGCACTTATCCCGGAGAACCAGGCGATGACTATGGTTG GAGTGTACAGCCTGGAGGACCGGTCTCTGGGGCAGCTTCTGTACAGTTTTATCTTTGAGCACAACACCATCTGTGTCAGTCTCTCCCCCATGGGACGCCATCTGGTGGTGGGCTTCGCTTCACACTCCCACCACCTTGTCCCGCAGAACACTAAACAG GTGGCGGCGCAGGTGTACAAGCTGCGGGACAACCACCTCTTCCAGGCCAGGGGTCAGATAGGCTACCTGCAGAAACTAAGGGACATCGAGGTGACAATAGACAACCGACAGATCTCCCTAAACTGTATCCGCTGGCTGCCTCACCCCGGACAAGGCCTCATATATGGAACCAATAGGGGCCAGCTGAACATCCTGCACTAG
- the LOC123499656 gene encoding uncharacterized protein LOC123499656 isoform X2 — MTAPRPPAWTRPPRPPAGRAVPQSATLASPCCGPPACTAWARTLMPLPLRGRPPTPGSRALTLPPQPPVSRALHRQRRRTLPAVGTPLPQGHAWTAAGHCGATTSPTQSAPSSRCGGRHGTAPGHGARPGSGVVGRGRIPLARLRRAAGQGRTLLAVHSLWRPLLPTPQRTHLTPYNPHSPQTPHLSCLCLPSLPPFPYPIYPTSLLPSLLAPHCFLSPHDPLLSPAPPVERPNPSDPPFLRLPSRSDLDLYPPLPPSPLNSLADLSAAPHTSAERARTLARLMPLGHSSNLLPRPSHSLAHPVSSLHGTHTSPPYQRTDHSSSSSSSSSSSASSTSHLSSDRFRSLARLLSRSRRSNLFPRLSTNPSPYPPVRQRHDTEFNPFHEDSALHGALSLLGRGEPLGASGRQRPSSDPQFGVQLLSRHIVNIEQICIALLEINNHTREEQMLQQICHMLNDIQEQIHSLRLPDDSSMADDLAGAFSDRLPTPPRYSSSRRRREERRPSPFPTHLLSGSDSVAGGGGGGGGGGSGGGLSSSPFLPRPGCVCLRPTPSSRLLRTYRGMYSRGCEARLRSASCTCFQRGSQSGNNAPSRRPARELRGVVGGAGEAVIGPLPTPPPDQGTDEEQPRHIVRIMTGSHYAQPPAPSEQGGRNQEEEPPPPPPPPPPPPPPPPPPPPPPPPPPEPPTPEPHHRLAPSTATTTSTTTTTTATSSTTTPTTSSTTSERWWDSRGEESGGPPWDQYLSLLPRETRARIMVEMERRRRSRQRTTTNTTNTTTGDEPGSGQEGTAADRDSSSGSSTITPGAAGTSTGATDANGGGSSSETVEGAAAAAGTATRSSQRPLLDFLERRLCEQIHKRSVYRLSSRRSDRPYLRAADRLLRPSGSRSSHLRPPDARVHAIRRLLERYQIRTDTYTSSRQQQQDPQAPPGPPGPPPTAPPSLDSLADDLGAPQHSSGEGRPTRHAADWLCNSPLPRPSGGGSSGSRNNNNNNNNNNNNNNTGDGNGGGGSSSSSSSSSSSSSSGSGSSIPLRDVLQWGSRRQYRVILEDVVDRLHHLERQERAAAAAAAAAGTATSSSNSGNNTEEPRTSRVSQHHRLTDLRLLVQLTLKLLYILLSFLYNPRRLYEERPISRLPNPFREEEVVLGGEGPPADLPPPAAEREPPMPGLTTSLETVRRAIEALRHDVAASPSPAADPTAASGLGGGSGAGPSAAPESRSSVTNLPRRLNDFLRRSRNLAARQHQQQERSGEGGARGGSLLPRSGSPWPRVVIPRITLSDPSGSESQVEEEQGGAVSSGPSLARRDQAEFSTRSVSGVPLRLLGRQYAVDRRSPDSEDSSGPLDGTGDGPGQPPEPFFPWREHLGPFDMELSQGPGSDMLFRHNLQRTPPDRAAEREAENFFIRPFFTPHLGTTRGMSSEWVGRAKTALGATQRIQAWDFTRCHIPDISDGVANVVVRKCRIHNDASVDISSDGTMLAALIPENQAMTMVGVYSLEDRSLGQLLYSFIFEHNTICVSLSPMGRHLVVGFASHSHHLVPQNTKQVAAQVYKLRDNHLFQARGQIGYLQKLRDIEVTIDNRQISLNCIRWLPHPGQGLIYGTNRGQLNILH; from the exons ATGACAGCGCCTCGTCCTCCAGCCTGGACTCGTCCTCCTCGGCCACCAGCGGGGCGAGCCGTGCCTCAGAGCGCAACACTCGCCTCTCCCTGCTGTGGACCTCCCGCCTGCACCGCCTGGGCCAGGACCCTGATGCCGCTCCCCTTGAGGGGGCGCCCTCCAACCCCTGGGAGCCGCGCCCTGACCCTGCCGCCCCAACCCCCAGTGAGCCGCGCCCTTcacaggcagaggaggaggacactccCAGCGGTGGGGACGCCCCTTCCTCAGGGTCACGCTTGGACCGCAGCGGGGCACTGTGGGGCTACTACTTCACCCACTCAGAGCGCCCCGTCATCCAGGTGCGGCGGCCGGCACGGGACGGCCCCAGGACACGGGGCACGACCAGGGAGCGGGGTGGTGGGACGCGGGAGGATACCCCTAGCCAGGCTGCGGCGAGCGGCGGGACAGGGCAGGACCCTCCTCGCCGTGCACAGCCTGTGGCGCCCCCTACTGCCGACACCTCAGAGGACCCACCTGACCCCATACAACCCCCACTCCCCCCAGACTCCCCACCTCTCCTGTCtttgcctcccctccctccccccatttCCCTACCCAATCTATCCTacatccctcctcccctcccttctggCCCCCCACTGCTTCCTATCCCCCCAcgaccctctcctctcccccgcACCCCCAGTGGAGCGTCccaaccccagcgacccgccCTTCCTGCGCCTTCCTTCCCGCAGCGACCTGGACCTGTACCCCCCACTGCCGCCCTCCCCCCTCAACTCCCTGGCGGACCTGTCTGCCGCCCCACACACCTCAGCGGAGCGCGCCCGCACCCTGGCACGCCTCATGCCCTTGGGCCACTCCTCAAACCTGCTGCCCCGCCCCTCACACTCCCTCGCCCACCCTGTCAGCTCTCTGCATGGcacacacacctccccgccCTACCAACGCACggaccactcctcctcctcctcctcctcttcctcctcctccgcatcctccacctcccatcTCTCTTCAGACCGCTTCCGTTCCCTAGCCCGCCTCCTCTCACGGTCCAGGCGGTCTAACCTCTTCCCCCGCCTTTCCACCAACCCCAGCCCTTACCCCCCTGTCCGCCAGAGACACGACACAGAGTTCAACCCATTCCATGAAGACTCTGCTCTCCATGGGGCGCTGAGTCTCCTGGGGCGCGGGGAGCCACTCGGGGCGTCCGGCAGGCAGCGGCCCTCTTCTGATCCCCAGTTTGGCGTGCAGCTTCTGAGCAGACATATTGTTAATATTGAGCAGATCTGCAT AGCCCTACTGGAGATCAACAACCACACGAGGGAGGAGCAAATGTTACAGCAGATTTGCCACATGCTCAATGACATCCAGGAGCAGATCCACTCCCTGCGCCTGCCTGATGACTCCTCCATGGCTGACGACCTCGCTGGGGCCTTCTCCGATAGACTACCCACCCCCCCACGCTACAG tagcagcaggaggaggagggaggagaggcggccATCCCCCTTCCCCACACACCTCCTGTCGGGCAGTGACTCagtggcaggtggtggcggtggtggtggtggtggtggcagtggtggtgggttgTCGAGCTCACCGTTTCTTCCAAGGCCTGGCTGTGTGTGTCTCCGGCCGACTCCTAGCTcaag ACTTCTACGCACCTACCGAGGGATGTACAGTCGAGGGTGTGAGGCGCGGCTAAGGTCGGCCAGCTGCACCTGTTTCCAGAGAGGCAGCCAGTCGGGAAACAATGCCCCATCCCGCCGCCCTGCCAGGGAACTGCGGGGCGTGGTGGGTGGTGCAGGGGAGGCAGTGATAGGCCCCCTGCCAACGCCGCCACCAGACCAGGGCACAGATGAGGAGCAGCCCAGACATATTGTACGGATTATGACAGGGAGCCACTATGCACAGCCTCCTGCCCCCTCG gagcaaggaggaaggaaccaggaagaggaaccaccaccaccaccacctccacctcctccaccaccacctcctccacctccacctcctccacctccccctcctccccctgaaCCACCCACACCAGAGCCCCACCACCGCTTAGCCCcctctaccgccaccaccacctccaccaccaccaccactaccgccacgtcctccaccaccactcccactacctcctccaccacatcgGAGCGGTGGTGGGACagcagaggagaagaaagtggaggtccgcctt GGGACCAGTACCTGTCACTGTTGCCGCGGGAGACAAGGGCAAGGATCAtggtggagatggagaggaggcggCGGTCCAGACagcgcaccaccaccaacaccaccaacaccaccactgggGATGAGCCAG GGTCGGGTCAGGAGGGCACTGCTGCAGACAGggacagcagcagcggcagcagcaccaTCACGCCAGGCGCTGCAGGCACCAGCACTGGTGCCACTGACgccaatggtggtggcagcagcagcgagACAGTTGAaggagcagcagcggcagcaggcaCAGCCACACGGTCGTCCCAGCGGCCACTGCTGGACTTCCTGGAGCGGCGGCTGTGTGAGCAGATCCACAAGCGCAGCGTGTACCGCCTGTCAAGCCGCCGCTCTGACCGGCCGTACCTGCGGGCTGCTGACCGGCTGCTGCGGCCAAGTGGCAGTCGCTCCTCACACCTGCGGCCGCCAGACGCCCGGGTGCACGCCATTCGCCGTCTACTGGAACGCTACCAGATCAGGACGGACACTTACACTTCctccaggcagcagcagcaggacccTCAGGCTCCCCCAGGGCCCCCAGGACCCCCGCCCACTGCACCTCCTAGCCTGGACTCCCTGGCTGACGACTTGG GTGCCCCCCAGCATTCCAGTGGGGAGGGGCGGCCCACCAGGCACGCCGCAGACTGGTTGTGCAACAGCCCACTCCCGAGGCCCAGCggcggtggcagcagcggcagcaggaacaacaacaacaacaacaataacaacaacaacaacaacaacactggggacggcaatggtggtggtggcagcagcagcagcagcagcagcagcagcagcagtagcagtagtggcagtggaaGCAGCATACCACTGAGAGATGTGCTGCAGTGGGGCAGCAGACGccagtacag GGTGATTCTGGAGGATGTGGTGGACCGCTTGCACCACCTGGAGAGGCAGGAGCgtgcagcagcggcggcagcggcagcagcaggcactgccaccagcagcagcaacagcggtAATAACACGGAGGAGCCCAGGACAAGCCGGGTCTCACAGCACCACAGGCTCA CAGACCTCCGCCTCCTGGTGCAGCTGACCCTCAAGCTGCTCTACATCCTGCTCAGCTTCCTCTACAACCCCCGCAG gctGTACGAGGAGCGGCCCATCTCCCGCTTGCCCAACCCATTTCGTGAAGAGGAGGTTGTGCTGGGGGGCGAGGGGCCACCGGCGGACCTCCCTCCACCCGCCGCCGAGCGGGAGCCGCCCATGCCGGGCCTCACCACCTCACTGGAGACTGTGAGGCGTGCCATTGAGGCCCTGCGGCACGACGTGGCTGCCAGCCCCAGCCCTGCCGCCGACCCCACCGCAGCATCAGGCCTGGGAGGGGGATCTGGTGCCGGCCCCAGTGCCGCCCCAGAGTCCCGCAGCTCAGTAACCAACCTGCCACGACGCCTCAACGACTTTCTGCGACGCTCCAGGAACCTGGCAGCacggcagcaccagcagcaggagcGGTCCGGGGAGGGTGGAGCGCGGGGCGGCAGTCTGCTGCCCCGCAGTGGCTCCCCATGGCCCCGCGTGGTAATCCCCCGCATCACCCTCAGTGACCCCAGTGGCAGTGAGagccaggtggaggaggagcagggtggTGCAGTGTCATCCGGGCCCAGCCTGGCCCGCCGCGACCAGGCTGAGTTCAGCACGCGCTCTGTGTCGGGAGTGCCACTCCGCCTGCTGGGCCGCCAGTACGCCGTGGACCGCCGCAGCCCCGACTCAGAGGACTCCTCAGGGCCACTGGATGGGACGGGCGATGGCCCTGGCCAGCCCCCAGAGCCCTTCTTCCCCTGGCGGGAGCACCTGGGGCCCTTCGACATGGAGCTGTCCCAGGGGCCCGGCTCAGACATGCTGTTCCGCCACAACCTGCAGCGCACGCCCCCAGACCGCGCCGCAGAGAGGGAGGCCGAGAACTTCTTCATCCGACCTTTCTTCACCCCACACCTGGGCACCACCCGGGGCATGTCCAGTGAGTGGGTGGGGCGGGccaagacag CTCTGGGCGCCACACAGCGGATCCAAGCCTGGGACTTCACACGCTGCCACATCCCAGATATTTCAGACG GTGTGGCAaatgtggtggtgagaaagtgCCGTATTCACAATGATGCCAGCGTGGACATTTCCTCAGATGGCACTATGTTAGCGGCACTTATCCCGGAGAACCAGGCGATGACTATGGTTG GAGTGTACAGCCTGGAGGACCGGTCTCTGGGGCAGCTTCTGTACAGTTTTATCTTTGAGCACAACACCATCTGTGTCAGTCTCTCCCCCATGGGACGCCATCTGGTGGTGGGCTTCGCTTCACACTCCCACCACCTTGTCCCGCAGAACACTAAACAG GTGGCGGCGCAGGTGTACAAGCTGCGGGACAACCACCTCTTCCAGGCCAGGGGTCAGATAGGCTACCTGCAGAAACTAAGGGACATCGAGGTGACAATAGACAACCGACAGATCTCCCTAAACTGTATCCGCTGGCTGCCTCACCCCGGACAAGGCCTCATATATGGAACCAATAGGGGCCAGCTGAACATCCTGCACTAG